The Janthinobacterium lividum genome has a window encoding:
- a CDS encoding IS1595 family transposase, whose protein sequence is MQPNKWLSFIAQFAQLNRRQRQAGMALLRGNAPHDATVALLESVVQPRLACPACHSHHLHRHGHAHGLQRYRCVPCGRTFNALTGTPLAHLRYKSLWIEYADCLLGSASVRQAASQLGVHRNTTFRWRHRFLSVAKTDRPHGLHGIAEADELYVLESEKGARQMTRPARRRGGHAHQRGVSNEQVCILVVRDRTGQTLDFVTGRGALTKAQLHRCLLPVIDQDILLVTDGHAAYRAFAREAGISHQAVNLRAGIRVWGAAHVQNVNAYHSRLREWLRPFHGVATRYMPNYLGWRWILDARRIRSPETLLKAALGVFPHLTVT, encoded by the coding sequence ATGCAGCCAAATAAATGGCTCAGCTTTATTGCGCAGTTTGCTCAGTTGAACCGGCGCCAGCGGCAGGCAGGCATGGCCCTGCTGCGTGGCAACGCGCCACACGACGCGACCGTTGCGCTGCTGGAAAGTGTGGTGCAGCCGCGATTGGCCTGTCCCGCCTGCCACTCGCACCACCTGCACCGGCATGGCCATGCGCACGGCCTGCAGCGCTACCGCTGTGTACCTTGCGGGCGCACCTTCAATGCCTTGACGGGGACTCCCCTGGCGCACTTGCGCTATAAATCGTTGTGGATCGAGTATGCCGATTGCCTGCTCGGCTCCGCCTCGGTGCGCCAGGCGGCTAGCCAATTGGGCGTGCATCGCAACACCACGTTTCGCTGGCGGCACCGTTTTCTCAGCGTAGCCAAGACGGACCGGCCGCATGGCCTGCATGGCATCGCCGAGGCCGACGAGTTATACGTGCTGGAATCGGAAAAGGGAGCCAGGCAGATGACGCGTCCGGCCCGCCGCCGGGGCGGCCATGCGCACCAGCGCGGCGTATCGAATGAACAGGTCTGCATCCTGGTGGTGCGCGATCGCACGGGCCAGACCCTCGATTTCGTCACGGGCAGAGGCGCGCTGACGAAGGCGCAGCTGCACCGCTGTTTGTTGCCCGTCATCGACCAGGATATCCTGCTCGTCACGGACGGCCATGCCGCCTATCGGGCTTTTGCGAGGGAAGCAGGCATCAGCCACCAGGCCGTCAACTTGCGCGCCGGCATCCGGGTATGGGGCGCCGCTCATGTGCAGAACGTCAACGCCTATCACAGCCGCTTGCGCGAATGGCTACGGCCGTTTCACGGCGTGGCGACGCGCTACATGCCGAACTATCTGGGATGGCGCTGGATACTCGACGCCAGGCGCATTCGTTCACCAGAAACGTTATTGAAAGCCGCGCTGGGAGTATTCCCACACTTGACGGTGACATAG
- the argH gene encoding argininosuccinate lyase produces MTDQFSKKGEAWSARFSEPVSDLVKRYTASVFFDKRLALFDIEGSLAHAEMLHAQAIISPADYAEIQRGMAQISQEIAAGQFEWLLDLEDVHLNIEKRLTELVGDAGKRLHTGRSRNDQVATDIRLYVRSAIDDITALLATFRSALTDLAEQHADTIMPGFTHMQVAQPITFGHHMLAYVEMFGRDAERMADCRKRVNRLPLGAAALAGTTFPIDRLRVAKTLGFDDVCHNSLDAVSDRDFAIEFCAASAVLMMHVSRMAEELVIWMSPRIGFIDIADRFCTGSSIMPQKKNPDVPELARGKTGRVYGHLIGLLTLMKGQPLAYNKDNQEDKEPLFDTVDTVIDTLRIFADMAGGITVKPEAMRAAALQGYATATDLADYLVKKGLPFRDAHEAVALAVRACVDAGCDLADLSLEQLRAFSPLTGEDVFAVLTLEGSVAARDHVGGTAPRQVRAAIARVRTQLEK; encoded by the coding sequence ATGACTGATCAATTCTCCAAAAAGGGCGAAGCCTGGTCGGCCCGGTTTTCCGAACCGGTCTCGGACCTCGTCAAGCGCTACACAGCTTCTGTATTTTTTGACAAGCGCCTGGCGCTGTTCGACATCGAAGGTTCGCTGGCCCATGCGGAAATGCTGCATGCGCAAGCCATCATCAGCCCGGCCGACTACGCGGAAATCCAGCGCGGCATGGCGCAAATCTCGCAGGAAATCGCCGCCGGCCAGTTCGAATGGCTGCTGGACCTGGAAGATGTCCACCTGAATATCGAAAAACGCCTGACCGAACTGGTAGGCGATGCGGGCAAGCGCCTGCACACGGGCCGTTCGCGCAACGACCAGGTGGCCACCGACATCCGCCTGTACGTGCGCTCCGCCATCGACGACATCACCGCCCTGCTGGCGACGTTCCGCAGCGCGCTGACGGACCTGGCCGAGCAGCATGCCGACACCATCATGCCGGGCTTTACCCACATGCAGGTGGCCCAGCCGATCACCTTCGGCCACCACATGCTGGCGTATGTTGAAATGTTCGGCCGCGACGCCGAGCGCATGGCCGACTGCCGCAAGCGCGTCAACCGCCTGCCGCTGGGCGCCGCCGCCCTAGCCGGCACCACCTTCCCCATCGACCGCCTGCGCGTGGCCAAGACCCTGGGCTTCGACGACGTGTGCCACAACTCGCTCGACGCCGTGTCGGACCGCGACTTCGCCATCGAATTTTGCGCCGCCTCCGCCGTGCTGATGATGCACGTGTCGCGCATGGCCGAGGAACTGGTGATCTGGATGAGCCCACGCATCGGCTTCATCGACATCGCCGACCGCTTCTGTACCGGCTCGTCGATCATGCCGCAAAAGAAGAACCCGGACGTGCCGGAACTGGCACGTGGCAAGACGGGCCGCGTGTATGGCCACCTGATCGGCTTGCTGACCCTGATGAAAGGCCAGCCGCTGGCCTACAACAAGGACAACCAGGAAGACAAGGAACCGCTGTTCGACACCGTCGACACCGTCATCGACACCCTGCGCATCTTCGCCGACATGGCCGGCGGCATCACGGTGAAACCGGAAGCAATGCGCGCGGCAGCCCTGCAAGGCTACGCCACGGCGACCGACCTGGCCGACTACCTGGTCAAGAAGGGCTTGCCGTTCCGCGATGCCCATGAAGCGGTGGCCCTGGCCGTGCGCGCCTGCGTCGATGCTGGTTGCGACCTGGCCGACCTGTCGCTCGAGCAGCTGCGCGCGTTTTCCCCGTTGACGGGCGAAGACGTGTTTGCGGTGCTGACCCTGGAAGGCTCCGTTGCCGCGCGCGACCACGTGGGCGGCACCGCGCCACGCCAGGTGCGCGCCGCGATCGCCCGCGTGCGTACGCAGCTGGAAAAATAA